The DNA segment AGACAGCGATATCCAGATATTTTCCTTTGTAAGGATTGAAGAAATTTCCAGCCCCAATATCCAACGCATTGGAGATTCCGGTGGAATATGGAGAGGATGGGTGATCAAAGATGGAGGAACCAGCGCAGTTCATGAATGCTACCAATGTCCCAGAACCTCCGATGGCAACTATGTCGTTGGCCCCGTCCCCATTCATATCGGCAACTGTCAATGCGGCAATGCTTGTTCCCACCGATGTCACTGTCGCCCCTACCGTGGTCACAGTCATCTGACCGATCTTCAAATAGGATTCTCCAGGCGTAGCTGTTTTGATCCAGGGCGCTGAAGCCTTGATCTTTATTATTCCAGTCGAAGTTACCCCGGTAATTATTCCAGAATATTGAGTGAACGAAGACCCTACTCCAACATAGAGATGAGTGGAGAAGGATTTGAAGGTCAACCCATTATCGATCGAATAGTTGAACTCGATCTTATCACCATCATTGCTGGCAGATCTAAGGGCAAACGCTGAGAATGCATAGGTGGATCCAGAACTTGGTACCTTTACCGTCCAATTGTGATCCATTATATCCCCGGTAACCCAGGTAACGTTCAAAGACCAGTACCTGAAGTCCACGCTGGTGGATAGAGGGTTGGAATTCTCATAGGTGATATTAAGGGTCTTCAATGAACTGGCCAATGGGAATTTGCTCGTCAGATCATAGCTCGCCCGAACCCAGCCGCCTTCGGTATTCTGGATGTTGATCATGTTGGATGACGTCTCAATTTTGCCCGTTTCGTTACTCCAGGTTATGTAATCGGTTCCATCATTATTCCCGTTCGTCTTGTACATTACCTCGAAGGTTACCTGGCTGGTCGGAAGATCATTTATCAATCCAGTGCCGTCCCAATTGACGATCGATGCGTTGCTGCCTCCGGCCACAGTGTATGGATTTGATGCGGAATTCGCATATTGCAGTTGCGAGATGTCGTCTGGACAGTTATCCAGCACGCCTTTCGGTGCTGCGGGTACTGAGATCTGATGCCTCATTGTCAACTGTTCCTGAACCTCTTCATAGATCCAGGGTACCTGTATCGCGCTGGTTGTGTCCAGATAACTACCAGTAATGATATCGTTTGTAGAATCCTCCCCGATGGCAAAATCCTGAGTTGTCGTGGTTGAAGAAGATAACTTGATCGGGTTCCAAAGGGTACCGATTCCGTTCTGGTTCTTGAAGACGGTTATGGTCCCGTCGGTCCTTCCGACCACGATGTCCATTGAACGATTTATATCGACGCCGGACGATCCAGGAGGCACCATGTTGGCCACCTGGATGGAACTAACCGGTGAACCTGAACCCACTACAGTATATTTGGACCAGATTCCGTCGTTCTTATACAGAGTCACCGCACCGCTTGCATAGCCTACCACGATGTCCAGTGTCTTTCCCAGACCTGTATTTCCAAGCTGCACGTCAGACGCTGTTCCGGAAATCGATGATATCCAGTACTTGTCGAACCCTCCGCTGCTCCGCTGGATGAACAGATACAGATTCGTGCCACCGTCGTCCTCCACGGCCACAAAATCTGTTTTTCCATCCCCGTTGATATCCCCGGCACGAATGATCGAGATCACCGGATTGTATGATTTCTTGTCGGTTGTGGTCTCCAGCATAAGCGGAGGGTACCAGCTGTTGTCATTTTTGTAGTAGAGGAGCGAAGCTTGACTCTGGAATCGAGCGCCCCCTTGAGGTTCACCACCTGCAACGATGTCCAATTTGGTGGTCGGAGAAGTGACATTGATCACATTTGATAGGACGTAGGTCTCTGTCCCGGCTTGGAACATGTCATATTTTAGAATATAGGCGTTAAATCCAGGTAGCCATGGGGTCAATCCGGTGACGTTATACAGATTGATCTCGAAACGATATTTGTTCACTGCGCTCTGCCAGACGTTGCTCACTGAACCGGTCCAATGGGTCACGTGCTGAGAATAATATGTCGTCGGTGGATAGGGCGAGTCGCTCGGTGGGGTGTTGCTCAATTGGGAATCCCAGAAGAAATCACGTATCTCGACCAGGCCAGACCCGGGGACCCAGGCCCCTCCGATCTTCGTCGTTATCTCAACATAGACCACATCACTATCTGTGTTGTATGTTGTAAAGCTAGTCGTTTTCTTCGTAAAACTTGAATCCGAATATGTCGTGAAGGTCGGCAATTGAGTAACTGATGCCCCGGCTGTCTTGATCAGGATCATCTGATTCATCATGAACGCATTGTTGGGATTCCAATTATCCTTCACCTTCACATCAAGAAGGTAATATGCGGTCAATGAAGGAAGTAGGGATGTATTAATCGAACAATTATATATATAATATCCAGATAGAACATCTAATGGCTGGAATGAATTTATCGGGGATGAGACACCTGATTGTACTTGTTTTGTCGTGTCATTCATCACGAGGATCGAATTCATATTCTGGACATTGACCACGAACTTGCTTGCGATGACGACCACGGCCGTCTGCCCTTTGTCAAATGTGAGGGTCGGTGTTGCACTGTATTTGTGTAGGTTCCAGTCACTCCATTCGAAGATTTGGAAGCCTTGTAGCCCACTGTAATCTAGATTTCCTGGCGGGGAACCGGATCCCGAACCGCCGTTATTGTCAATGTTGTTACCACTTTGATTTTGCATTACTGAAAGAGTAAATTGGACGGAGGAAGTTGCCCCCGCCCGATTCGTTGCATTGAAGAACACCGTCTGACCGTTCCAATCGCGGTACGATGCCTTGTAAGTCAGGTTGGAAGTAAAGATGCCATCATTGTTTGAATCCCAGAGGACGACATGATTGTTGGTGACTCCCGGAAGGAAAGCGGCATTCATATAAACGCTAGCAATGTTTGCCAAGCCATTGACATCGACAACCGTTGCGTAGAACTTGACCAGATCCCCATCATATGCTGGCATAGGATTGATACCGCGACTACCGATTATCGGAGGAAAGTTGTTATTGGCATTACCAGCCAACGTTGCTTGCCATACTATGTTATTCGTGGTCTTGTCCACAACCATTATTCTTACCGAATCGCTATTTTTATCGAAGTTGCTAAGGATATGCGACCAAACTCCACCGATATTCCAGACATTCCCAAGTTTGGGATCGCTTGAGATATAGAGCAGCTGCAGGTCATTGTTTTTGAACAAATAGATGTTGGTTGAATCGTTACTGAGCGATTGCCCTCCTTTGTGTGTTATATTCATATATAAATTGGAACCGGATATGCCGGTCTGGGCACTAAAATCGCTTAGCGTTTGATCCTGTGGCGATGGCATGTTGGTCACGAAGAACAGGACGCCGGAAAACAGTGAGACGGTTATGGCGAGGATGAGCAGATTACCAATGATCTCCGAAACCCCGGTCCTGCATTTGCGCAATCTCTTGCCAGACCCAAAATAGTTGCTCTTTTTGTTCGTCATGATCGTCGCCTTCCCTCTGGCATCTATGCAGGAGACAATCCGACTCATCCAAATGGTCACTATTTATTTATTTGGAGTTGATAATCAAGACTCGAATAGACACGGCCAGATCATATAATTGATATATATTAATATAAAATATTATG comes from the Methanomassiliicoccales archaeon genome and includes:
- a CDS encoding VCBS repeat-containing protein, yielding MVYVEITTKIGGAWVPGSGLVEIRDFFWDSQLSNTPPSDSPYPPTTYYSQHVTHWTGSVSNVWQSAVNKYRFEINLYNVTGLTPWLPGFNAYILKYDMFQAGTETYVLSNVINVTSPTTKLDIVAGGEPQGGARFQSQASLLYYKNDNSWYPPLMLETTTDKKSYNPVISIIRAGDINGDGKTDFVAVEDDGGTNLYLFIQRSSGGFDKYWISSISGTASDVQLGNTGLGKTLDIVVGYASGAVTLYKNDGIWSKYTVVGSGSPVSSIQVANMVPPGSSGVDINRSMDIVVGRTDGTITVFKNQNGIGTLWNPIKLSSSTTTTQDFAIGEDSTNDIITGSYLDTTSAIQVPWIYEEVQEQLTMRHQISVPAAPKGVLDNCPDDISQLQYANSASNPYTVAGGSNASIVNWDGTGLINDLPTSQVTFEVMYKTNGNNDGTDYITWSNETGKIETSSNMINIQNTEGGWVRASYDLTSKFPLASSLKTLNITYENSNPLSTSVDFRYWSLNVTWVTGDIMDHNWTVKVPSSGSTYAFSAFALRSASNDGDKIEFNYSIDNGLTFKSFSTHLYVGVGSSFTQYSGIITGVTSTGIIKIKASAPWIKTATPGESYLKIGQMTVTTVGATVTSVGTSIAALTVADMNGDGANDIVAIGGSGTLVAFMNCAGSSIFDHPSSPYSTGISNALDIGAGNFFNPYKGKYLDIAVSTATGVYLINQNKTTPGTYDAKFALLTGQSIVKMIAADVDGNGRTDILLATSSAICYYANYQGLKTQGWQYYVVDNQIIGSGGINDLDARKFQTY